The segment TGCCCGGCGAGCCAGAAGTGGAAAAATCGCCCAGTCCCCATTTTCCAATCGCCGCTGTCGCATAGCCTTTCGTCTTGAGCAGCTCAAAGATCGTCACCGCCGAATCTGAAATTGGCATCTGTCCCGGGAAGTACATTTCCTTCGGTCGTGGTTTGCCGCGATGTTCTGGATTCCCGTTGCCGCGAATTTCTGCGTGTCCCTGATGCATCCCGGTCACCAGACTGCATCGCGACGGAGCACAAACGGCTTGGCCGCAATAGTGATTGGTGAAACGCATTCCGTCGCGGGCGATGCTGTCGATGTGCGGCGTCTTGATCCATTTCTGGCCGTAACAGCCGAGTTCGGCGTAGCCCAAATCGTCGGCAACGATCAGGACAATGTTCGGAGGCTGCTCAGCGGTCGCGGTGGAAAAAGCGGAGAGCAGAATCAGCGTGATGACGGCAAGCAATTGTTTTTGCATGGAGCGGCTCAGATTGGAGATTTGAAAACGTCATGATAACAGGACGCCACGTGGTGTTTTTGCAACGTGTGGTTCAAAAAGGAAAACCTCTGTGCTTTGAACGTGCGAAAAACACGGTGTTTAGCCAGTATTTCACTTTGGCACGCGATGTGCAATTGTTCCCCATCATCAAGAAAGTTGGATTCAGTCAGGTGCGAAACATGAACAAGCTCATCACCAAAACAAACACTTTTCTGACAGATGAAACAGGCACGACTTCGGTTGAGTATGCGGTTATGTTGGTGCTGATCGTTGGCCTTTGCATCACAGCGATCGCGGCTGTCGGCGGCCAGAATGGCTCCATTTGGGGAAGCAACGCAGCAGAAGTCACGACAGCTTTGCAGTAGAATATCGCCCAACGGCGAAGCACGTTGAAAGTCCGAAGACGAAAACTCATCGGCGAATGACGAAAACAGAACAAAGATCTTCCGACGGATCTGAATGAAAGAAGCCCGGTTTCACTGCCGGGCTTTTTTCGTGGAGTTGTCAAAAGTGCAGATTGAACATGCAAGTCACAGGTTGGAAGCCTATGCCACACGTGATCCTGCAAGCTAGGCTTTTTCGATTGCCCGCTTCATCGCCGTACCCATATCAGCCGGGCTTTGAGCGACTTCGATGCCAGCGTCTTCCAGAGCAGCCATCTTTTCGGCAGCTGTACCTTTGCCGCCAGAGATGATTGCGCCGGCGTGCCCCATGCGTTTTCCGGGAGGGGCCGTTTTGCCTGCGATGAACGCTGCGACTGGCTTGGTGATGTGCTCCTTCACGTACGCCGCGGCTTCTTCTTCCGCCGTGCCGCCGATTTCACCCATCATCAAAATCGCTTCGGTTTCGTCGTCGTCCTGGAACATCTTCAGGACGTCGATGAACGAGGTACCAACGATCGGGTCGCCGCCGAGTCCAACGCAAGTCGTTTGGCCCAGCCCAAGGTTCGAAGTTTGCCAAACGGCTTCGTAAGTCAGCGTTCCGCTGCGACTCATGATGCCGACTTTTCCTTTTTGATGAATGTAGCCCGGCATGATACCGATCTTGCATTCTTCAGGCGTGATCACGCCCGGACAGTTCGGCCCCACGAGCACAACGCCGGCTTCCTGTGCAGCTTTGTAGA is part of the Mariniblastus fucicola genome and harbors:
- a CDS encoding Flp family type IVb pilin, producing the protein MITGRHVVFLQRVVQKGKPLCFERAKNTVFSQYFTLARDVQLFPIIKKVGFSQVRNMNKLITKTNTFLTDETGTTSVEYAVMLVLIVGLCITAIAAVGGQNGSIWGSNAAEVTTALQ
- the sucD gene encoding succinate--CoA ligase subunit alpha; this translates as MSILVNKDTRVICQGITGKVGEFHTRGCLEYGTKMVGGVTPKKGGQEVAGLPVFDTVAEAVEQTGADATMIFVPPRFAAAAIMEAIDAKIPVICAITEGIPVLDMVPVYKAAQEAGVVLVGPNCPGVITPEECKIGIMPGYIHQKGKVGIMSRSGTLTYEAVWQTSNLGLGQTTCVGLGGDPIVGTSFIDVLKMFQDDDETEAILMMGEIGGTAEEEAAAYVKEHITKPVAAFIAGKTAPPGKRMGHAGAIISGGKGTAAEKMAALEDAGIEVAQSPADMGTAMKRAIEKA